The following proteins come from a genomic window of Malus domestica chromosome 02, GDT2T_hap1:
- the LOC103446999 gene encoding uncharacterized protein, with protein sequence MVRTNLKGETMGLMEKRTALEAEINAIIERLTQPGGPGISGNLLDSEGFPREDIDIPAVRAERRRLAELRNDHKEVTEKLNRNIEVLHSARLTPKQSSLKDSDGQSASVVNVVVSASSTNVHTGSTNTMDVDVIVSVPFALVDEIADESPAAEDGLQLGDQIVKFGSVENGDNLLQKLASEAQANQGRGIPVILVRQGAQVNLTMTPRTWQGRGLLGCHFRIL encoded by the exons ATGGTGCGAACGAATCTGAAGGGGGAGACGATGGGCCTGATGGAGAAGAGGACTGCCCTGGAGGCGGAGATCAACGCCATCATCGAGCGTCTTACTCAGCCCGGCGGCCCTGGAATCTCCGGCAACCTCCTTGACTCCGAG GGTTTTCCTCGCGAAGACATTGACATCCCAGCTGTGCGAGCGGAAAGGCGTCGTCTTGCGG AATTGCGAAATGATCACAAAGAGGTTACCGAGAAATTGAACCGAAATATAGAAGTTCTGCATTCGGCAAGGCTTACTCCGAAACAATCATCACTCAAAGATTCAG ATGGCCAAAGCGCATCAGTTGTCAACGTGGTTGTATCTGCATCCTCAACCAATGTTCATACTGGTTCTACCAATACCATGGATGTGGATGTGATTGTGAGTGTACCCTTTGCGTTGGTGGATGAGATAGCTGATGAATCACCAGCAGCAGAGGATGGTTTGCAGCTTGGAGATCAGATTGTTAAATTTGGTAGTGTAGAAAATGGCGATAATTTGTTGCAGAAACTTGCTTCCGAGGCTCAAGCTAATCAGGGCCGTGGGATACCTGTAATACTTGTAAGGCAAGGTGCTCAAGTCAACTTAACCATGACACCTAGAACATGGCAAGGCAGGGGTCTACTCGG CTGCCATTTCCGGATCTTGTGA
- the LOC103446994 gene encoding uncharacterized protein: protein MSGAPRVRSINVADSESRPVLGPAGNKAGTFSSRKPASKPLRKAEKLGKEVKSAEEKKTRQSSMHTTSPQPHSPKVHSVLRRHEQLLHSNLSLNASCSSDASTDSFHSRSSTGRLIRSNSVGSGRKQYVSKPRSVVSDGGLDSPHDGSQSKKRCAWVTPNTDPCYAAFHDEEWGLPVHDDKKLFELLVLSGALAELSWPAILSKKHIFREVFAHFDPIAVSKLNEKKLIAPGSAASSLLSEPKLRAVIENARQTTKVIEEFGSFDKYIWSFVNNKPIVSRFRYPRQVPAKTPKADVISKDLVRRGFRSVGPTVVYSFMQVAGITNDHLIGCFRFQECVNAAEGKGENGTKDEAGKKTENGIESELSVAIDELSFSSDL, encoded by the exons ATGTCAGGAGCTCCAAGAGTAAGGTCTATCAATGTGGCTGATTCAGAGTCAAGGCCAGTGCTTGGACCTGCTGGGAACAAGGCAGGGACGTTCAGTTCGAGAAAACCGGCTTCAAAGCCACTGAGAAAGGCTGAGAAATTGGGTAAGGAGGTTAAATCAGCTGAAGAGAAGAAAACCCGTCAATCTTCAATGCATACTACCTCTCCTCAACCGCATTCTCCCAAGGTTCATTCAGTGCTTCGTCGGCACGAGCAGCTATTGCACTCTAATCTTTCGCTAAATGCATCTTGTTCATCGGATGCCTCTACGGATTCGTTTCATAGTAGATCATCCACGGGTAGGCTGATTCGATCAAATAGTGTAGGGAGTGGGAGGAAGCAGTATGTTTCAAAGCCGAGAAGTGTTGTTTCTGATGGTGGATTGGACTCTCCTCATGATGGTTCACAGTCTAAGAAGAGATGCGCTTGGGTGACGCCAAATACTG ATCCATGTTATGCTGCTTTTCATGATGAAGAATGGGGGCTTCCAGTACACGATGATAA GAAACTGTTTGAGCTTCTGGTCCTATCAGGTGCTTTGGCTGAGCTTTCATGGCCTGCCATTTTAAGCAAAAAACACATCTTTAG gGAAGTTTTTGCACATTTTGATCCCATTGCCGTTTCAAAATTGAATGAGAAGAAGCTAATAGCACCAGGAAGTGCTGCGAGTTCCCTATTGTCTGAACCGAAGTTGCGTGCTGTCATTGAGAATGCACGTCAAACAACCAAG GTCATAGAGGAATTTGGGTCATTTGACAAGTATATCTGGAGCTTTGTGAATAACAAGCCCATCGTCAGCCGATTCCGGTATCCTCGGCAGGTTCCGGCAAAAACTCCAAAAGCAGACGTCATAAGCAAAGACCTTGTAAGAAGAGGGTTCCGGAGTGTGGGGCCCACTGTCGTTTACTCTTTCATGCAGGTCGCCGGAATCACCAACGACCACCTCATTGGTTGCTTCAGATTCCAGGAGTGCGTAAACGCCGCGGAAGGGAAGGGAGAGAACGGCACCAAGGATGAGGCTGGAAAGAAAACGGAGAACGGGATAGAATCGGAGTTATCGGTTGCCATAGACGAGTTGAGTTTCTCGTCGGACTTGTGA
- the LOC103446983 gene encoding probable WRKY transcription factor 32 — translation MAEHRESSHALPAEKLQPRKQEQKEGGDGDEKEKQRLGKFQSGELESSVSELRQTRLETPTAPSTLEVSGNDQFAGLQLESVSQSIDGAGLQEQLGLSHQENLASVANHKTPKQSQTQLTVYPTPFSELSPTSVTQSISSAPSPIPLERRVPHGKTSASDGYNWRKYGQKQVKSPQGSRSYYRCTFSECYAKKIERCDHSGHVTEIVYKSQHTHDPPRKSICIKESKLALSAECVRYRVAAAEHSCRIVNDSELSTSSKEPIEETPSIPERKRQSSSDSDDNGDVKIKEEHGDGDEPEPKRRMKKSNSKYSASLSKPGKKPKLVVHAAGDVGISGDGYRWRKYGQKMVKGNPHPRNYYRCTSAGCPVRKQIETAVDNSSAVIITYKGVHDHEMPVPKKRHGPPSAPLVAAAAPASMNNLHIKKTDTDPKPISPTQWSVDTGGELTREALDLGGEKAMESARTLLSIGFEIKPC, via the exons ATGGCGGAGCACCGCGAGAGCTCCCATGCTCTCCCAGCAGAGAAACTACAGCCAAGGaaacaagaacaaaaagaagGCGGCGACGGAgacgaaaaagaaaaacaacgaCTCGGTAAATTTCAATCCGGCGAGTTAGAGAGTTCTGTATCCGAGTTGAGACAGACGCGATTAGAAACCCCAACGGCGCCTTCGACGCTGGAAGTTTCAGGGAATGATCAGTTTGCAG GTTTGCAGCTTGAGTCCGTGTCACAGTCGATTGATGGAGCTGGATTGCAG GAGCAACTTGGGCTGAGCCACCAGGAAAATTTGGCAAGTGTAGCGAACCATAAGACTCCGAAGCAAAGTCAGACTCAGTTGACTGTTTATCCAACTCCGTTTTCAGAACTATCTCCAACTTCTGTCACTCAATCCATTTCATCTGCTCCAAGCCCAATTCCACTAGAACGAAGAGTTCCTCATGGGAAGACATCTGCTTCTGATGGTTACAACTGGCGGAAATATGGTCAGAAGCAAGTAAAGAGCCCTCAAGGTTCTCGAAGCTATTATAGGTGCACATTTTCTGAGTGTTATGCCAAGAAGATAGAACGCTGTGATCACTCAGGCCATGTAACAGAGATTGTTTACAAAAGCCAACATACTCATGATCCCCCTCGGAAAAGTATCTGCATAAAGGAAAGTAAACTTGCACTCTCTGCTGAGTGTGTAAGATATAGAGTTGCTGCTGCAGAACATTCCTGCAGAATAGTTAATGACTCAGAGTTGTCCACATCTTCAAAAGAACCTATTGAAGAAACACCCTCAATTCCTGAAAGAAAACGGCAGAGCTCAAGTGACTCTGATGATAATGGCGATGTTAAAATCAAGGAGGAacatggtgatggtgatgagcCAGAACCCAAACGAAG AATGAAGAAAAGCAATTCAAAATATTCCGCTTCTCTCTCAAAACCTGGCAAGAAACCTAAATTAGTTGTGCATGCGGCTGGGGATGTTGGAATATCAGGCGACGGATACAGATGGCGCAAATATGGACAGAAGATGGTGAAAGGAAATCCTCATCCCAG GAACTACTACAGATGTACTTCTGCTGGGTGTCCAGTCCGGAAGCAGATTGAAACAGCCGTAGATAACTCAAGTGCTGTAATTATAACATACAAGGGGGTACATGACCATGAAATGCCTGTCCCTAAGAAGCGACATGGCCCTCCAAGCGCTCCTCTTGTTGCTGCTGCCGCTCCTGCTTCCATGAACAATTTGCATATCAAGAAAACCGATACAGACCCAAAGCCAATTTCGCCAACCCAGTGGTCGGTAGACACTGGTGGAGAATTGACAAGGGAGGCCTTGGACCTCGGAGGAGAGAAGGCAATGGAATCGGCTCGAACTCTTCTGAGCATTGGATTTGAAATAAAGCCTTGCTGA
- the LOC103406688 gene encoding eukaryotic translation initiation factor 5A-2-like, with protein sequence MSDEEHQFESKADAGASKTYPQQAGTIRKNGYIVIKARPCKVVEVSTSKTGKHGHAKCHFVAIDIFNGKKLEDIVPSSHNCDVPHVNRTDYQLIDISEDGFVSLLTENGNTKDDLRLPTDDSLLTQIKDGFNDGKDLVVTVMSAMGEEQICALKDIGPKN encoded by the exons ATGTCGGACGAGGAGCACCAGTTCGAATCCAAGGCCGACGCCGGAGCATCCAAGACCTACCCCCAGCAGGCTGGTACCATCCGCAAGAATGGCTACATCGTCATCAAGGCCAGGCCTTGCAAG GTTGTTGAAGTCTCCACTTCCAAAACCGGAAAGCACGGTCACGCTAAGTGTCACTTTGTGgcaattgatattttcaatggAAAGAAGCTTGAAGATATTGTTCCTTCGTCCCACAATTGTGAT GTTCCCCATGTCAACCGTACTGACTATCAGCTGATTGATATCTCTGAGGATGGCTTT GTGAGTCTCTTGACTGAAAATGGAAACACCAAGGATGATCTGAGGCTGCCCACTGATGACAGTCTGCTTACCCAG ATCAAGGACGGGTTTAATGATGGAAAGGATCTTGTGGTGACTGTCATGTCTGCCATGGGAGAGGAGCAGATCTGTGCCCTTAAGGACATTGGTCCGAAGAATTAA
- the LOC103406689 gene encoding probable LRR receptor-like serine/threonine-protein kinase At2g24230, giving the protein MGVHFFASLLVFSLFLNPLASQQPNTDGFFVSEFLKKMGSFSSSSSSSLYDFSAPVCSWKGVSCESNDVIGFEASGLELSGPVPDTTIGKLTKLQTLNLSRNKITGLPSDLWSISSLKHLILSNNQISGSLPNNIGNFGLLETLDVSSNNFSGEIPAGISSLASLRVLKLNGNSFEKSIPSGILSCQSLVWIDLSSNRLNGSLPAGFGAALPKLQVLNLAGNGIHGRGSDFSEMNSITTLNISGNVFQGSVMGVFKELLEVADLSRNRFEGHISKVQFNASYNWSRLVYLDLSENQLNGEILHHWNQSQNLKHLNLAHNRFTRQEFPRSVETFSGLEYLNLSKSSLTSRIPAEISRLSNLNTLDLSENHLIGKIPLLNLRNLQVFDVSHNNLSGEIPVSLLEKLPWMESFNFSYNNLTLCTSGISNATLQASFFGSTNSCPIAANPGPFGARANKAKEHKVLKLALVLTFSMVFLLAGLLFLAVCCRRKTRRWEVKQTSHKEEQSVSGPFSFHTDSTTWVADVKQANSVPVVIFEKPLLNFTFADLLSATSNFDRGTLLAEGKFGPVYRGFLPGGIHVAVKVLVHGSTLTDQEAAREFEYLGRIKHPNLAPLTGYCLAGDQRIAIYDYMENGNIQNLLHDLPLGVLQTTEDWSTDTWEEDNNNGIQNVGSEGLLTSWGFRHKIALGTARALAFLHHGCSPPIIHRDVKASSVYLDYNLEPRLSDFGLAKIFGSGMDEEISRGSPGYMPPEFSQSEYDSPTPKSDVYCFGVVLFELITSKKPFGDDYPEEKDATLVSWVRGLIRKNKGTSAIDPKVRDTGPDDQMEEALKIGYLCTADLPSKRPSMHQIVGLLKDIEQTGNR; this is encoded by the coding sequence ATGGGTGTTCATTTCTTTGCTTCTCTACTGGTTTTTTCACTGTTCCTGAATCCATTGGCTTCCCAACAACCCAATACAGATGGGTTCTTTGTCTCtgagtttttgaaaaaaatgggttcgttttcttcatcttcttcttccagtCTCTACGACTTCTCTGCACCTGTTTGTTCATGGAAAGGAGTTTCTTGTGAATCCAACGATGTTATCGGCTTTGAGGCTTCCGGGTTGGAGCTCTCCGGTCCGGTTCCCGACACCACCATCGGAAAGctcacaaagcttcaaactTTGAACCTCAGCCGCAACAAAATCACCGGTCTTCCTTCGGATTTGTGGAGCATAAGTTCTCTCAAGCACCTTATTCTCTCCAACAACCAGATTTCCGGGTCGTTGCCGAACAACATTGGCAACTTCGGTCTGCTCGAAACCCTCGACGTTTCCAGCAATAATTTCTCTGGGGAGATTCCTGCTGGTATAAGCTCACTTGCCAGCCTGCGAGTTCTTAAGCTCAATGGAAATTCGTTTGAGAAGAGCATCCCATCAGGAATTCTGAGCTGTCAATCTTTGGTTTGGATTGACCTTTCGTCGAATCGGTTAAACGGTTCTCTTCCAGCTGGTTTTGGTGCTGCATTGCCTAAGCTGCAAGTATTGAACCTTGCTGGGAATGGGATTCATGGCCGGGGCTCCGATTTTTCGGAGATGAATTCCATTACTACTCTGAACATTTCAGGGAATGTGTTTCAGGGTTCAGTGATGGGAGTGTTTAAGGAGCTGTTGGAGGTGGCTGACCTTAGCAGGAACCGGTTTGAAGGCCACATTTCGAAGGTACAATTCAATGCTAGTTACAATTGGTCTCGTTTGGTTTATTTAGATTTGTCCGAAAATCAgcttaatggagaaattttaCATCATTGGAATCAATCCCAGAATCTCAAACACCTTAATCTAGCACACAATAGATTTACTAGGCAAGAATTCCCgagaagtgtggaaactttttcTGGTTTGGAGTACCTTAACTTGTCGAAATCTAGTCTTACCAGTCGCATTCCTGCTGAAATTTCTCGGCTGAGTAACTTGAACACACTTGATCTTTCTGAAAACCATCTTATAGGCAAAATCCCATTGCTTAATTTGAGAAATCTCCAAGTTTTCGATGTTTCTCACAACAATTTGAGCGGAGAAATCCCTGTGTCTCTCTTGGAGAAACTCCCTTGGATGGAGAGCTTCAACTTCTCTTACAATAACTTGACACTATGTACTTCTGGAATTTCCAATGCAACCCTTCAAGCATCTTTCTTTGGTTCAACAAACAGCTGCCCCATTGCAGCAAACCCGGGCCCTTTTGGAGCACGAGCTAATAAGGCTAAGGAGCACAAGGTACTAAAGCTTGCCTTGGTTTTGACCTTCTCAATGGTATTCTTGCTAGCTGGTCTGCTGTTTCTAGCAGTTTGTTGCAGAAGGAAAACCAGAAGGTGGGAGGTAAAACAAACCTCGCACAAGGAAGAGCAAAGCGTATCAGGCCCCTTTTCCTTCCACACTGATTCAACAACATGGGTTGCAGATGTTAAGCAAGCAAATTCAGTACCTGTAGTGATTTTCGAGAAGCCATTGCTGAATTTCACATTCGCAGATCTCTTATCTGCAACTTCGAACTTTGATCGAGGAACCCTTTTGGCTGAAGGGAAATTCGGGCCTGTTTATAGAGGATTTCTACCGGGTGGAATTCATGTAGCGGTGAAAGTTTTGGTCCACGGTTCTACACTGACAGACCAGGAAGCTGCAAGAGAGTTTGAGTATCTCGGACGAATCAAACACCCTAATCTTGCTCCATTGACGGGATATTGTTTAGCTGGGGACCAAAGGATTGCTATCTATGACTACATGGAGAATGGGAATATACAGAATTTGCTACATGACTTGCCGCTTGGGGTACTGCAAACAACAGAGGATTGGAGCACAGATACCTGGGAAGAAGACAATAACAATGGCATTCAAAATGTTGGCTCTGAAGGGTTGTTAACATCATGGGGGTTCCGTCACAAGATTGCACTTGGCACTGCCAGAGCACTGGCATTTCTACACCACGGTTGCTCTCCTCCAATTATTCATAGAGATGTTAAAGCTAGTAGTGTTTATCTGGACTATAACTTAGAGCCAAGATTATCTGATTTTGGACTGGCAAAGATATTTGGCAGCGGTATGGATGAGGAGATCTCTCGAGGGTCACCTGGCTACATGCCGCCAGAGTTTTCTCAGTCCGAGTATGATTCTCCAACGCCAAAATCTGATGTGTATTGCTTTGGAGTTGTTCTTTTTGAGCTGATTACTTCCAAGAAGCCATTTGGCGATGACTATCCCGAGGAGAAAGATGCAACCTTGGTGAGCTGGGTTAGAGGACTGATTAGGAAGAACAAAGGGACGAGCGCTATTGATCCAAAAGTTCGTGACACAGGACCAGATGACCAAATGGAGGAGGCCCTGAAGATTGGATATCTGTGCACAGCTGACCTTCCCTCAAAACGACCAAGCATGCATCAGATAGTCGGACTTCTTAAAGATATCGAGCAAACAGGTAACAGATGA